A single region of the Sorghum bicolor cultivar BTx623 chromosome 7, Sorghum_bicolor_NCBIv3, whole genome shotgun sequence genome encodes:
- the LOC110437240 gene encoding uncharacterized protein LOC110437240: MSPRGRGRGRGAPLNPPATIEQLLAVQTQLMEALVNNQQNHPIGGAPPRVKRGEFSKGHPPMFAHAIDPLEADDWLRAVEKQFNIAQCDDRQKVLFLSGQLQGDAQTWSYHILEGLIELKAEEFRSLKQGSIIVPEYRDKFAQLSRYAPNEVANDADKQRLFLKGLYDGLQLQLMSNEYPNYHTLVNRAIVVDNKRKEMDAKRKRMQGQASGSNSRPRTNQQQGSQQRYQGPPSQWNRGQYPQRNQFQQHLQNQ, translated from the exons ATGTCGCCCAGAGGTAGAGGACGTGGAAGGGGTGCTCCACTCAACCCACCTGCCACCATCGAACAGCTACTGGCAGTCCAGACGCAGCTCATGGAAGCCCTGGTGAACAACCAACAGAATCATCCAATCGGAGGGGCACCACCACGTGTTAAGCGGGGCGAATTCTCGAAAGGCCACCCCCCTATGTTCGCACATGCCATTGACCCACTAGAGGCAGATGACTGGCTTCGTGCAGTGGAGAAGCAATTCAACATAGCACAGTGTGATGATAGGCAGAAGGTGTTGTTCTTATCTGGACAACTCCAGGGAGATGCTCAGACATG GTCTTACCACATACTAGAAGGGCTAATAGAACTGAAGGCAGAGGAGTTCCGGAGCTTGAAGCAGGGATCTATAATAGTTCCGGAGTACCGGGACAAGTTTGCTCAGCTGTCACGCTATGCTCCAAACGAGGTGGCTAACGATGCTGATAAACAGCGCCTCTTTCTGAAGGGATTGTATGATGGTCTCCAACTCCAACTAATGTCCAATGAATACCCCAACTATCATACGCTTGTGAACCGTGCTATTGTAGTGGATAACAAGCGTAAGGAGATGGATGCTAAAAGGAAGCGGATGCAGGGACAGGCCTCTGGAAGTAATTCTCGTCCACGCACCAACCAGCAGCAAGGTTCTCAGCAAAGGTACCAAGGACCACCTTCACAGTGGAATCGTGGTCAGTACCCCCAGCGCAATCAGTTTCAGCAGCACCTGCAGAACCAGTAG